The genomic DNA GACGGGTACGCCGGGGTTGGCTTCGCGCAGGGCGTCCAGGGCCACGGCCGAGGCGGTGTTGCAGGCCACGACGAGCAGCTTGATGCCGCGCCGCGTCAGCTCCGCGCCGCACTGCACGCCGTAGCGGGCGACGGTCTGGGGCGATTTGGTCCCGTAGGGCAGCCGCGCCGTGTCGCCGAGGTAGAGAACGTCCTCGCAGGGCATACGCTCGCGCAATGCTTTGAGCACGGTCAATCCGCCCACGCCCGAATCGAATACGCCGATGGGCAATTTCGCCTTGTTTTGCATGATCCTGCTCCTTGAATGCGATCCCTTTTCGCGCCTCGGAGTGACACATTTCCCAGCGAAAGTCTAAGCCAATCACCGGGCCCCGCCGGGGCGGAGAGCTGGGCTAGTCCGACTTGGAATAGCCGAGCGTCTTCTGGGTCCAGGTGCGGGACTGAATGTAGATCAGCTCTGTCTTGAAAGCGTTCAGGGAGAGCTTTTCGAGGTATCGGGCGGTCTCGTCCCATTGGCCGCGTTCATAGCTTATGGCCAGGTGCAGGAGGTCGGACAGGTCGCCGGTGCCGTTCAGGGCCTCGACCACCCGCTCCTCCAGGGGAAGGGACTTGAGGACGTCGCGCATCTCCATGCCGAGCATGGCGTCGAGCAGCGAGAAGAGGCCGATCATGAACAGGGTGTCCGCTTCGCATTCGGACTTGTTGGAGTCGAAACAGACGGATTCCAGGAATTTGGCCCTGTGCACGGCCAGATAGGACAGCTCCCCGGCCTTGGGCGAGGGGTTGAGGTCGGCGAGGATGACGCTGCGGAGCCACTGCTTGGCCCGGATCATGCCCATCATGTCGATGGCCCGTTTCGCGGAGGTTATCTTCGCGGACAAGCCGAATCCGGCCGAGTTGATGTAGCGGAAGAGCCGGTAGGTCAGGTTCGGGTCGGACTGGAGAATGTCGGCCAGCCGCGCCGGCTCGAAGGCGGGCTTGGCCAGTTCGCCGAGGATCTGGAGCTTGGTGGTCTCGACAGCGGTGAGCTTGCGGCCGGGAATGATCTCGGGACGGCTGAAGAAGAACCCCTGGAACAGGGAGAAGCCCATGTCGCGCAGCAGCCTGAAGGTTTCGTTGTCCTCGACCTTCTCGGCCAGGGTGGTCACGTGCTTGGGCAGTCCGGCCAGGGCTTTCCTGATGCGCGCCGGGTCGGCCCCCAATGCCAGGATGTCGAGTTTGACGATGTCGGCCAGATCTATGAACGGACGGAGTTCGCCCTGGCCGAGGAAGTCGTCAACGGCCAGGGTGTAGCCCGCTTCCTTGAGCCTGCGGACGGCGGACAGGGTCTTTTTGTCGGGGCGGACGTGTTCCAGAATCTCGATAACGCATCTATCCTTGGGCAGGGCGAACCCGGCGTCCTCCCCGAGCAGCTTCTCCGGGAAGTTGATGAGGACGCGGGCCTCCGGGCTCATGCCCTCCGTGGCCAGGGTCAGGCCGTCGGCGATGACCGAGGCCGTGGCCTGGGACTCGTCGCTGATGACGGCTTCGTTGTCCCGGCCGGAACGGAAAAGCAGCTCGTATCCCCACACGGATTCGTCATGCCTGAAGACGGGCTGCCGTGCGATAAACATGGATTCGAAGGTTTGAGGTTTGGAACGCATTATAAGTCGTCTCCTTCCGCGGCCCGAAGCTGTGGCGGCCGCGGACGTTAGCATATGGGCTCTCAATTGCGGTTGCGTCGGAGTTTGGCCGGGAACGTTTTCAGGTCGTCGTCGCATTCGGCCA from Pseudodesulfovibrio thermohalotolerans includes the following:
- a CDS encoding EAL and HDOD domain-containing protein, which translates into the protein MRSKPQTFESMFIARQPVFRHDESVWGYELLFRSGRDNEAVISDESQATASVIADGLTLATEGMSPEARVLINFPEKLLGEDAGFALPKDRCVIEILEHVRPDKKTLSAVRRLKEAGYTLAVDDFLGQGELRPFIDLADIVKLDILALGADPARIRKALAGLPKHVTTLAEKVEDNETFRLLRDMGFSLFQGFFFSRPEIIPGRKLTAVETTKLQILGELAKPAFEPARLADILQSDPNLTYRLFRYINSAGFGLSAKITSAKRAIDMMGMIRAKQWLRSVILADLNPSPKAGELSYLAVHRAKFLESVCFDSNKSECEADTLFMIGLFSLLDAMLGMEMRDVLKSLPLEERVVEALNGTGDLSDLLHLAISYERGQWDETARYLEKLSLNAFKTELIYIQSRTWTQKTLGYSKSD